The region TCCCTAGCGAATAGTGGATTGGATCATGATGCCTTTGTGGATCTAATCAGGAAAATAAATTCCATATTTTGATCCTTTCTTTAAGGAAATTACAGATGGCTTTCTTTGAACTCTCAATATTTGAGGCAATGTAATGATTAGAGCAGCGTTAActgttgaaaaatgaaaaatggttgttaTTTTTGTACCTCTGGTCATTTTCTAAACAAACTAATGGTGTTAATAAAATGTTTCGCTCTGAAGCTTCAAATAGTATTGCTGAATTGTACTATTGAGTTACAAATGAAAGGTTTGCTATTGAACCGAAAAGGTTACAAGATAGACGATTTTACTTTTAACTGAAGTTAAAGAAGGTGTAGTTTAAAAAGGCTTAAATCAGACGTTTGTTCTAATTGAACTCACAGAGTTTTTGAATGtccataaatttaattaataatttatgaaatactACGTACACATACAGCAACATTATTGCATTATGATAACAAGAGTAAACATGCATGCATTACGAGTTAATCGCCTTTGTATTTAGGAGCCTGTGTGGCCTGGTTAAACGAGTGTCTATCATTCTACGCTTACGATTGAGAAAAGTCCACTGGAGATAAATCTTAATGAGCTCTCATAGTGATGACTTAGGACTAGATAATAGCCGGAGTTAATAACTAATATTCGCATATTTTAGGAGGAATAGTGTTTAAAGAGATTGTAATTTCTTGGGAATATGTTGCTGAATATCGTTTGAAGGATCGTATAGTCCAAAATGTCTACAGTACATTTGGAAACTAGAAATACGCTAACATTTCGAACAATGATGGCAagtttaaaaaatttaaaactagTTGTGAAAGAGCTGTTCTACATATGATAAAAAGTTATCATTTCGCTttgtaaaaaagaagcatGGCATATGATCAAACATGTTGCTACAATTATGACGCATTAGTATTTCGTGAAAAACTAATGCATTTAAACAAATGtgaattgtttcgatttcaatgCATTTCTCAAATAGATTATGAATGTAAGGAAAACAATATAGTATCTCGGCTAGTAACAGTAAGTGGAGTAGAGTAGGTTTAGACTTAAGAATAAACAATTATTTCGAAAATAACCATGTTTGCGTTTGCAAGTACTTGTAATGAACGATTTCGTAGTTTGAAAGAATGTGCAGTTAATAGGCAGAGGAATTTGTTTTACGTTTTAAAGTTTATTGAATTGAGCTagcatttgttttgtcttcTAAATTAGAACTCATCTAGTAATGGTAATTTTGGTgagctggagcagcatgatgatgctgtggctgatggtgatgttgtggCTGCGGAGCCTGGTGTCCCTTGATCGGTTCACGGTGCACCTCAGCGATGAATCCACTCTTGCCCTCAACATGGTATTTGACAGTACGCTTgtggccatcggcatcgatcagGTAGTATTCGCCCTGGGTACTGTCTTCCTTGCGAGCCTCCCGCTGTCCGTGCACATCTCCGGTGTGGTCATCATGAACATCATAGTGATA is a window of Anopheles aquasalis chromosome 2, idAnoAquaMG_Q_19, whole genome shotgun sequence DNA encoding:
- the LOC126570749 gene encoding larval cuticle protein A2B-like isoform X2; protein product: MQKDPRINKLLQFIKMYTKIVVVIAVIAAVSAQSYHGQHQQSHYQPQHYHHEEEHHGPVHYEYHYDVHDDHTGDVHGQREARKEDSTQGEYYLIDADGHKRTVKYHVEGKSGFIAEVHREPIKGHQAPQPQHHHQPQHHHAAPAHQNYHY